TCTGCCTTTTTGATGAGTTGATCTGATACGTCCACATCATCAAGTGGATTCAGTTCAGCAAAGTCTGAGTCCATATCTTTTGGTATGTCTGCTTTTGGGGATCCTGGTGTCTTTGCTTCTTTTACAACATGGCCTGGGGGAGCAGAGGCTCGCTTCAATTCACTGAAATATCAAATCTCAATGTAGGAAAATCTCAGGCTAAAACATGTTTACGCAATTCATTCTTGCTTAAATTTACCAACAACTttgacatattttaaacatagtcaattcaaaacaaaacatcacaTTATTCATTTGAAAACTGACTTTTGTTGTCAGATATTATAAcagaatgaaatcatttttcagAGCAATTGGGTTAATTCAAACCCCTGTAGCTATTCAAAAATCTGTATCTTCATATGCATCCCTTCTGTGACTGATTCCAATGCCCCACAACTTAGTACCACTATTAGCTGTATTCAATGAACAATGTACCTTTCCGATGGCTGGGTTGGTCCCTCTACAACACTGGAAGCTTTCTCCCGGGCACACTCCATGGAGGTGTCAGAAAGGGTAGACAAGTTGGACATTTGGCTTGCACGTTTCTCACTGTCCTAAAAAGGTAAATACATACTTGGCATTCAgaccttttcaaaaaattaacttttaaataaCTATTAACGTTTACCCTTTACTTCATTAGATTGTAATCTTTAAACATCATAATTTGCATGGGATTTTAACCAATTTCTCAGATTTTCATCATATCTAAATTAACTATACACCATAGGACAATGGACATTCCAGTTTGTCTATTGCTGAAGTGGACTTACCCTGCGTTTGGAAGGCAGCGGTGGGATAGCGGGGCTGGTGGGGGCACTGTTACTGAACGATGAGTCAGAGCTGATATCCGAGATAACACTGAACGTGTTAGAGCGCGGGTACATCTGGTGGTGCAGCTCCATCTGGTGTTGGTGCCACTGAGTCTCATAGAAATTGATGGAGTGCCGGGAATAGCAGTCAGGAACTACCTCAGGCTGGGTGTAGTTTCCGATTGAGTGCATGTAATCTTGTACtgaaaacaaagtaaacaaagCCTGTACAGTAAACTGTTTCTCTGTACTAGATGAAAGTAAAAATGATCGAATCTTTTATGATCAATGTTACTAACTGTGCTTTTTCTTGGGTGGGAGGGGTGGGGGTCTGTTTGGAAGGCTCTCTAGGCTGGCACTAGAGAACGTTTCGGAGCTGGAGTACGACTCCTGGGAACTTGTCTGCTGTATGTAAGTACTGGTCTTCTGGAATCCAGACTGTGCACTCCCCGTGGAAGATGTAGAAGTCCTGTGTTCGGAACTAATAACACTACTGGTTTTACGACTGTAAGAACTACTTGTGGTACTATAAGATTGCACACACGTCCCATCCACGTTATCATATTGTGACGGCATTCTGTTGACTTTTTTGTTTGGCAGCGGAGGGGGCTGTAGATTTTCCTCCCCATTACGCCTAGTCATGGAAGCTATGTCAGAGGTTAATTTGTCTATTTCAATCGTTAATTGGTTTATTTGGTCGACAGTCCCTTCGGAATTAGAAATGCTTTTATTCATTCCATGGAAATGCTGTAAGCGTCCCTCTGACATAGTCTTTGTGAAGCTATTGGCCCTGCTTGTCCTGTGAACCTCGACCCCTGGTATATCCTCATCGTCAGCAGAGTGATTTAATCCTGATCCCAGACTGCTGGTCGTAGAGGTAGCCAAAGGGGACATGTAATCGGACGAGTTAAATCCCAAACTCGAGGAAAGTTCACTTGACACATTACTAGGAATAAACACACTGCTATGGGGGGAGTGGTCTGGGGTCATGTGACTGTGTATTAACACACTGTTGTGTGGCGACTGGTTGGGGGAGATGCCGGTTACTATGAGGCTGTTGTGTGGGGAGTGACCGGAGAACACCATGCTGTTGTATGGAGAGTGGCTGGGACTGGACGTCAGACTGGCAGTGGTCACACTGTTCCTGGACGATGGCGTTTGGTACACGTCCGAGGTGCTCCCCAGGCGATGGAGTGAATCGGTCAGGGACTGTCGGTTTTCTTTCTCTGGGATAGGAGGCGGGCCATCAACATCATCTTGTTGTGAATGCTGGGATACTAGTCTGTTcgtagaaaagaaaaattactttttaactgtttcaaaatatcattttgatgtttcaaatCAAGGTTCAAAATCTGTGATGTCAAAATATCTAGAGAGTTTAGTAAATAgaatttccaataaaaaaaaattgacaagatTTTAAATCCATCTTACCTTCGAATAACTTCTGGGTTTTTTGGCAGTGGTGGTTTTGGAGGAGGAGGTAACTCCCCTAGGTCGGGGGGTTCTCTACGTAGGCTACATATACTGTCCTGGGAGCGCGAGGCGGGGAAGTTGGGGTTATCGTACACCCCTATCTCCCCGGTCTTGTCTAGAATCTCCTTCTCTCTGGGCGTCAATGGAAGATCTGGGAGGGAGGCTCGCTTACTATGTGTAGAAGTAACAACACTCACTTTATACAGTAGATTTATTATGATTCTTCCATAcagaaatataattaaattatgaaaGTTTATCAAAAGTACCGTAATACAGTAATCAAAATTCATCTATTCTTCCATACAGAAATATATCATGTATCTATTAATCATGCTGTTCTTGATTTTTACCATTCTGGGTGGTTCTTGAAGGAATCAGGAGAGAGCTGCTGGGTCACATCAGTCTTCCTGTCCTGTAGTTTGGACACGCCCACCTCTTTTAGTTCCTGTTTAGTAAAATACACAACTCCTTTAGCAAACAATACAAACTTACTAAATTAGAAACATTATGAATTCTTTGTTCAATCAACATGTTACAGCATTTTGAAACAGGTGAGCATTGTTCTAGGACACAAAAAGTAACAAATcctaaatttttaagattttattcataaagaatgataaataaaatgaaaagtttcAAACTTGAGGAAATATCATCACCTGTACACCAGTAGAGAGAGCCTGAATGACGTCTATGGCAACGGATTTATTCAGCTCCTTCTCGCCGTGTAACAGAATGTCGTCCGCCCACTGGATAAAACACGCCAGGCACTGACACACTTTACTCTGCCGTGACACCAGCACCGAGCTACAGAAGGAAAAAAATCACTGTGTAAAAATCTTACACCTTAATTAAGCTCACGCTAGTCCAATCATTAAAAACTCTATAGGATAATTCGAGTATCATCACTTATTTTCAAGATAAAAAGTATTAGTGTTTTTAAATCGGTGCCGCAATCATTGCCATTTATTGAGAGTTTTAGATTTTAATGGCTGGATACTCTCTTGAGAGCATTGAATTGCTCTACGACATGAAGAGGCGACACGACACTATCGCTAAAAAACCCAGTCATCCATTTATCTCTCGAATTTCTACTACTACGAGTACTGCTGATTCAGCACagattttaatttcctttaatGCAGATTTGAGAAACCCTACCTCCCACCAGATAGAAAGCTGCATTAGGCATCAATCAATGCTAAGAGATATTAGTTGACAAAATTGGTCGTCTCCAAAGGAATAAAATCAATGTACAAGTAATCATGCACTAATTGCTCCACTTAAAATCCAACATTCACTTCCTAAATGAAATAAACCTTGGTCTGGAAAATTAAACATACTCCCAGTACTAGAAGTAAAAAATCTGTtcatctatatttttttcagaaattgcactaaatatttgaattcacCAGAGAACGTATCTAATTCAAGAAAAGATCTGTGCATTAACTGGCACATAGATTTCCTAGTCTGTTAAGAAAACAAACAATGGCCCCTGAGCCATAAAACTACAACTCTCACTTTTGATCCAAGCCTCACTTTAacaataggaatatatattggaaaagtgagactgagattgAAAGTGAGCTTGACTAAGTTTAATGGCTCAAGAGTTTAAAGAGTCCACTATATCTATTCTCTCTTGCcatgaaatttaatttacagGGCTATCACTGTATTCCTAAAGAATCAATATTCCTAATTTGCGTGGATTAAATTCATGTGCCTAAAAATAGTGATACTCAAGTTATACCATGCAATTCTTTCACTAATTTTAATGGTCaaggcattttttaattttttttaaattgcagacATTTTTGGATGATCAAGAAATCCTCTAACAGGAACAAAATTGGTTTCATGTTCAAATCCCGTAAAACAACTTTATAGCTTTTCCTGGGTGATTTAAGGTGTGTGGTTACCTGTCCTGAGCCATGAAGAAGTTGTTGAGGAGGGTAAAGACGTCCATCACGTTCTCTAGAATCACGGTGGCCGTGCTCGGGATGACCTGTGGCTTCTGGTACTCCACCACCGCCTTGATGTAGGCCAGCGAGCGGAACACCTTCTCCACCTCTGCCTGGAGCTTATCCACATcctgaaaaacaaacaaaatagctTAATATCCACAtcatgaaaaacaaacaaaatagctTAATATCCACAtcatgataaacaaacaaaatagctTAATATCCACAtcatgaaaaacaaacaaaatagctTAATATCCACaacatgaaaaacaaaacagctATATCCACATCCTGAAAGTGTATAGGTCTATCCATTTCCTAAAATTTGAGGTGTTTACAGGCTTATCCACATCCTGAAATATCAACCAATAGCGTACAAACTTATCCATATCCTGAGATATGAGTTTAGCAGTATACAAACTGTTTAAATATTCACATAATGAAAAGTAATGTTAGCAATGTGTTTctattaatataataataaagtaatgatttttaaataaatatcaatatactGCAGAATACTATCATGAAAATGTCCCTCCCCTACCAATGTTAAATAAGGAACATCTTGAGAAAATACATGAAGTTTTTATGCATGTATGAACTTAAATATTAATATCTAATCCTATACTAGTACATCAAGAAACCACATATATGTCAAAAACCCTCTCTCTTCAGACCATCAAAACATAAGACAACATACAAAGTGGATATATTCATGAAAAAGGATCAATATTTTGGTGAATCAGAAGAaactatgtaaaatttttaactaTTAAATGGCCCAACATCAGACAGACAAATGTACAGACATATACTTGCCCTGTCAGCCATGAGTGGTgtaagagaaagagagagagggggttGAGTGATAGAGCTGGAATGTAGGACATTGATCAGTAATAACACAAGTTGTATGTACAGTCATTACAGCATTAATCACTGACCGCCCCTGTCACTGGCCCCCTTCACTGGGCTGTCACTGCTTCGTACATCTCACCTGTCCATACACTAATTAACATCTGATCTTGCTGAACTAGTACCATACACAACATAGTATCTTACTGTTCACCATCAGATCTCAGAGTGTTATCTCACTGTATTTAATCATATCTTATATAAAATGTGTGGAGCTCAGTGGTCATAGGCATTAGGCCAGTAACCCACAGTTTGCTGGTTCAAACCCCACTATGGTCActtgatgttgtgtgttgtgcCCTTAGACAAGGCACTTTATAGTCCATCCAGCTGAAATTGGGTACCAGCATAAGCTGAGAGTTAACTAGAAAGAATAACAATGACCAGGCCACGGTCCGTAGGAGATTTACCATTTTAGCAACAGAACATTTAACCTGTTCAAATCTCTTAACCATCATTAATGGCATATTTTGTTGTACAAGTACATATGTTTATGCATGCATTGACATATCATATTttcctatacatgtacttcattagATTTTTTGTTAGGCATGTAGCCAAGAACTTCAAGTATCTACACATATTTTACACtgtttttgtattcattttccTATCAGACATTTTGTGCAAACATGTTTCTGTGTGACAACTCTAATTATTTTGTCACCAGCGGAAACATTAAGCTCGTGGAGAATGACACCAAACTTCTGCTTTATAACCACACACTGGGTTTTCCTTCCCTCCACATCCTACTTCCTACATCTAAACAAATAAGAAAAGTTTTCCTTATATTGATTTGTATCTGCCAACtgtgtatatatactgtatatgtaTACTGTCCATACGTCACTGAATTCCCCAGTTCTTACATTAAGTGGACTTTGCCCACAACAGCTATGACCTTAAGATATTGTTGGAATATTTTATACAGTTTCATTCATAGATAAACGACTGGGCCACTTTGGTGGCTGCTAAATTGCATGTTGCACAATAGCTCCATTAAGAACTAATCAATCAATACTGGCCTCAGACTTGTTTCTCAATTGGTCTGGAAGCACTTATATTTACACAGACTTAATCACATTCATATCCACAATAGATCAACTCCATTTAATACTGCCAGGGAAATGATTAcgtccaaaaataaaataaaacgatATAAATAGCTAGATGCTGTAATAAACTGTGGGTCCTACTGTAGGAGAGACCAGGGGCACCTGCACACTCAGACGACATGTGCAGTACTACATGTTCACCTGTAATTATGACTCATTCATCACTAATTACACAAAACCTGTCAGGTGATACAGGTAACACATTCAGATTCATACATCAATGCCTGCGCTCCTCTTGAATAATCAAACATTGTGCTGTATTGCTCAGCATTATACTATGATGTAGAGTACATTTAAAAGTAGGCAATCATAGTATTTTGATCCTGAAATAATTTACAGGTACAGGGAGTCTGATGTGCACTTTTATAAAAACCAATCAATCATTATTACCAAATTCTTCTGTTCATTGATTACACTGAAGAAATCAAGAAGTAAATGAAACTGATGAGCTAATATTTAATGTTTGTACAGGTGATTCTGGGGGTAACGAGGGACCATAAATCACACAGGTCAAAAGTTCACTGAGGGAATCTAAGAGCCATCTGGGATCTGTTTCCAGATAGCCTTACACCCAATCTGTGTGATCTCCCTCACACCTTTCCTGACCTGCTCTCATCCAATCACAGAGAGAGAAACAAACAGGGTTCCTTCTGGTCAGTGAGGTGCATTGGTGCCATATGCAATGTCTTAATCAGAGATTGAGTCAAAACAGTGGGTCTTATTAATGAACTGTCTGAGACTGGAGCTAATGATGAGGGCAAAGCCTGACAGGTCATCTTCGTATGTGACCACAGCTGATACTTGGGGGGTCATATTAGGTCTCTCCCTGGTCAACAGAAATACAAGCACCCTCCCAGGTATAAATGTTGATCAAAAATGTGCTACAGGGAACTGCAGCAACAGACAACATTGCAAAAACATGACAGTTTTATCATAACCACTCTACATTTATCATATAGTGTTACGcagtatgaattttttttttaggaaacatCAATAACTCTAAGGCATATGCAACAGTGAATGATTCCGGGATAATATTGGTTTTGGAAGCCGCTAAAGATATAGAACCAGTGAGTCATGTTCAGACTGTGGTTTCAGGAGAATGAATTTTGAATTGATACCTCTCAATGTGACAAACGTGATGATTCTCAGATAATCGCTGCTGTCCATTATAACTGTTTTATTCCAGCAGATGTTGACCTAATTGACCCCGTACATTAGTAGAAGGGGAAAACCCTTCCTGATTTAAGTGGAGTGATCAATGTACAGATAAATAATCCACTTCGTAGCAGCTTGGAGGGGACAAAGGGTAAATTGGCCATTACTGGCCCTGATTCACCCAAATCTAGATTGCTTAACTGACAATCATACCAACAATCTTAACATGCAGATCCCCTCACACTGTACGAGATGTAAACAAAccattaacccccccccccccctccctcccagAGGTCAAAAACCAGAATATAAACAAGAGCTTCTCTgtgaagctttttttttttcagacctaAATCCAAACATTACTGCGAAGTACCCATATGAAAACTGAAAGGGTTGAGTACAGGATAAAACAAATGACATGATGGATAATGGATAGTGCCATTTTCTGTTTTATGGGACACTTTGCTAAGTGTGATGTAGAGACCATGTCTAGCTCCACCAAATAAACAGGAAAACATTACCGGTCCTAGCATAACACCATGCAACATGGAAGTAGAGGCTTATGTAATTCTGTATGCTATTTATGGGAAATACTTTCTCTGTGAGTAAAATGTGTAGGCACTTAAAGAAAAGTACTTAGTATTTTGCCACAATGAATTCTTTTTATGAAACTGATTTAAACACGGACAATCATGATCTTTCCACAGGTGTCGTGTACATCAATTACCCATAAAACATGACCACTGCCCACTACAATAACAGAAGAGAGCAGAAAACGTTGTGTCAGCCAGTCTATGGATGATATAATGTATCACATTCCTACAGTATGATGATGGAAAGTAACTCAAAACCAAACCTCCACCAGTAACTCACTGCTTCCACACACAATGCATCTGTGTGGTTAATTGAAATGCAGGTACTCATAACAAGCATGTTTAAATTAACCAATTAGTAGCAGGAACCACGCAGAGCTAGGCAGCATAAAAAGGTACATTAAACAATAAGGCTGGAGTCCCCCAGCTGAGTGATGCTCTTAATTAGTGTGGGTTCAATTAAAC
The nucleotide sequence above comes from Magallana gigas chromosome 2, xbMagGiga1.1, whole genome shotgun sequence. Encoded proteins:
- the LOC105337544 gene encoding rap guanine nucleotide exchange factor 1 isoform X8, producing MSDMRQMVLLKEKSPGAKMLKKAKSFRDDVKGLLRRRSSASTHESAIVEAKHRHSKSYSLPTETPLENPALTDKDVDKLQAEVEKVFRSLAYIKAVVEYQKPQVIPSTATVILENVMDVFTLLNNFFMAQDSSVLVSRQSKVCQCLACFIQWADDILLHGEKELNKSVAIDVIQALSTGVQELKEVGVSKLQDRKTDVTQQLSPDSFKNHPECKRASLPDLPLTPREKEILDKTGEIGVYDNPNFPASRSQDSICSLRREPPDLGELPPPPKPPLPKNPEVIRRLVSQHSQQDDVDGPPPIPEKENRQSLTDSLHRLGSTSDVYQTPSSRNSVTTASLTSSPSHSPYNSMVFSGHSPHNSLIVTGISPNQSPHNSVLIHSHMTPDHSPHSSVFIPSNVSSELSSSLGFNSSDYMSPLATSTTSSLGSGLNHSADDEDIPGVEVHRTSRANSFTKTMSEGRLQHFHGMNKSISNSEGTVDQINQLTIEIDKLTSDIASMTRRNGEENLQPPPLPNKKVNRMPSQYDNVDGTCVQSYSTTSSSYSRKTSSVISSEHRTSTSSTGSAQSGFQKTSTYIQQTSSQESYSSSETFSSASLESLPNRPPPLPPKKKHIQDYMHSIGNYTQPEVVPDCYSRHSINFYETQWHQHQMELHHQMYPRSNTFSVISDISSDSSFSNSAPTSPAIPPLPSKRRDSEKRASQMSNLSTLSDTSMECAREKASSVVEGPTQPSESELKRASAPPGHVVKEAKTPGSPKADIPKDMDSDFAELNPLDDVDVSDQLIKKAETEDGPEIRGGSVDALVVHATSVGKQGSMEDLTDEEFMYQEAFLTTYRTFITPHQLIDKLLYRFHKFHHASEKKKKVARNTFSLLIRVIDELSRKEMDQATTQKMMTLVFELLCQSDLMLAKVLRKKVIEKCESKRVSPDQFSSMTFTSSITLKSSPSDFLFYKSHDIAEQMTLLDAELFQKIEIHEVSLWAREQSEELSPNLTEFTEHFNKMSYWCRTQILTHDEAKDRERYFLKFIKIMKHLRKLNNFNSYLAILSAVDSAPIRRLEWPRQNLEALKEFCQLIDSSGSFRAYRQALAETEPPCIPYIGLILQDLTFIHIGNQDLLPDGSINFAKRWQQFNILDNMRRFKKCNYQIKRNEKLINCFNNFDDYLSEESLWQISEKIKPRGGNKKRLEFDS
- the LOC105337544 gene encoding rap guanine nucleotide exchange factor 1 isoform X1, whose amino-acid sequence is MSDMRQMVLLKEKSPGAKMLKKAKSFRDDVKGLLRRRSSASTHESAIVEAKHRHSKSYSLPTETPLENPALTDKRKEQDPLKSKNKDVDKLQAEVEKVFRSLAYIKAVVEYQKPQVIPSTATVILENVMDVFTLLNNFFMAQDSSVLVSRQSKVCQCLACFIQWADDILLHGEKELNKSVAIDVIQALSTGVQELKEVGVSKLQDRKTDVTQQLSPDSFKNHPECKRASLPDLPLTPREKEILDKTGEIGVYDNPNFPASRSQDSICSLRREPPDLGELPPPPKPPLPKNPEVIRRLVSQHSQQDDVDGPPPIPEKENRQSLTDSLHRLGSTSDVYQTPSSRNSVTTASLTSSPSHSPYNSMVFSGHSPHNSLIVTGISPNQSPHNSVLIHSHMTPDHSPHSSVFIPSNVSSELSSSLGFNSSDYMSPLATSTTSSLGSGLNHSADDEDIPGVEVHRTSRANSFTKTMSEGRLQHFHGMNKSISNSEGTVDQINQLTIEIDKLTSDIASMTRRNGEENLQPPPLPNKKVNRMPSQYDNVDGTCVQSYSTTSSSYSRKTSSVISSEHRTSTSSTGSAQSGFQKTSTYIQQTSSQESYSSSETFSSASLESLPNRPPPLPPKKKHIQDYMHSIGNYTQPEVVPDCYSRHSINFYETQWHQHQMELHHQMYPRSNTFSVISDISSDSSFSNSAPTSPAIPPLPSKRRDSEKRASQMSNLSTLSDTSMECAREKASSVVEGPTQPSESELKRASAPPGHVVKEAKTPGSPKADIPKDMDSDFAELNPLDDVDVSDQLIKKAETEDGPEIRGGSVDALVVHATSVGKQGSMEDLTDEEFMYQEAFLTTYRTFITPHQLIDKLLYRFHKFHHASEKKKKVARNTFSLLIRVIDELSRKEMDQATTQKMMTLVFELLCQSDLMLAKVLRKKVIEKCESKRVSPDQFSSMTFTSSITLKSSPSDFLFYKSHDIAEQMTLLDAELFQKIEIHEVSLWAREQSEELSPNLTEFTEHFNKMSYWCRTQILTHDEAKDRERYFLKFIKIMKHLRKLNNFNSYLAILSAVDSAPIRRLEWPRQNLEALKEFCQLIDSSGSFRAYRQALAETEPPCIPYIGLILQDLTFIHIGNQDLLPDGSINFAKRWQQFNILDNMRRFKKCNYQIKRNEKLINCFNNFDDYLSEESLWQISEKIKPRGGNKKRLEFDS
- the LOC105337544 gene encoding rap guanine nucleotide exchange factor 1 isoform X4, with product MSKPEKSPGAKMLKKAKSFRDDVKGLLRRRSSASTHESAIVEAKHRHSKSYSLPTETPLENPALTDKRKEQDPLKSKNKDVDKLQAEVEKVFRSLAYIKAVVEYQKPQVIPSTATVILENVMDVFTLLNNFFMAQDSSVLVSRQSKVCQCLACFIQWADDILLHGEKELNKSVAIDVIQALSTGVQELKEVGVSKLQDRKTDVTQQLSPDSFKNHPECKRASLPDLPLTPREKEILDKTGEIGVYDNPNFPASRSQDSICSLRREPPDLGELPPPPKPPLPKNPEVIRRLVSQHSQQDDVDGPPPIPEKENRQSLTDSLHRLGSTSDVYQTPSSRNSVTTASLTSSPSHSPYNSMVFSGHSPHNSLIVTGISPNQSPHNSVLIHSHMTPDHSPHSSVFIPSNVSSELSSSLGFNSSDYMSPLATSTTSSLGSGLNHSADDEDIPGVEVHRTSRANSFTKTMSEGRLQHFHGMNKSISNSEGTVDQINQLTIEIDKLTSDIASMTRRNGEENLQPPPLPNKKVNRMPSQYDNVDGTCVQSYSTTSSSYSRKTSSVISSEHRTSTSSTGSAQSGFQKTSTYIQQTSSQESYSSSETFSSASLESLPNRPPPLPPKKKHIQDYMHSIGNYTQPEVVPDCYSRHSINFYETQWHQHQMELHHQMYPRSNTFSVISDISSDSSFSNSAPTSPAIPPLPSKRRDSEKRASQMSNLSTLSDTSMECAREKASSVVEGPTQPSESELKRASAPPGHVVKEAKTPGSPKADIPKDMDSDFAELNPLDDVDVSDQLIKKAETEDGPEIRGGSVDALVVHATSVGKQGSMEDLTDEEFMYQEAFLTTYRTFITPHQLIDKLLYRFHKFHHASEKKKKVARNTFSLLIRVIDELSRKEMDQATTQKMMTLVFELLCQSDLMLAKVLRKKVIEKCESKRVSPDQFSSMTFTSSITLKSSPSDFLFYKSHDIAEQMTLLDAELFQKIEIHEVSLWAREQSEELSPNLTEFTEHFNKMSYWCRTQILTHDEAKDRERYFLKFIKIMKHLRKLNNFNSYLAILSAVDSAPIRRLEWPRQNLEALKEFCQLIDSSGSFRAYRQALAETEPPCIPYIGLILQDLTFIHIGNQDLLPDGSINFAKRWQQFNILDNMRRFKKCNYQIKRNEKLINCFNNFDDYLSEESLWQISEKIKPRGGNKKRLEFDS
- the LOC105337544 gene encoding rap guanine nucleotide exchange factor 1 isoform X2; translation: MELHVHAHKKSPGAKMLKKAKSFRDDVKGLLRRRSSASTHESAIVEAKHRHSKSYSLPTETPLENPALTDKRKEQDPLKSKNKDVDKLQAEVEKVFRSLAYIKAVVEYQKPQVIPSTATVILENVMDVFTLLNNFFMAQDSSVLVSRQSKVCQCLACFIQWADDILLHGEKELNKSVAIDVIQALSTGVQELKEVGVSKLQDRKTDVTQQLSPDSFKNHPECKRASLPDLPLTPREKEILDKTGEIGVYDNPNFPASRSQDSICSLRREPPDLGELPPPPKPPLPKNPEVIRRLVSQHSQQDDVDGPPPIPEKENRQSLTDSLHRLGSTSDVYQTPSSRNSVTTASLTSSPSHSPYNSMVFSGHSPHNSLIVTGISPNQSPHNSVLIHSHMTPDHSPHSSVFIPSNVSSELSSSLGFNSSDYMSPLATSTTSSLGSGLNHSADDEDIPGVEVHRTSRANSFTKTMSEGRLQHFHGMNKSISNSEGTVDQINQLTIEIDKLTSDIASMTRRNGEENLQPPPLPNKKVNRMPSQYDNVDGTCVQSYSTTSSSYSRKTSSVISSEHRTSTSSTGSAQSGFQKTSTYIQQTSSQESYSSSETFSSASLESLPNRPPPLPPKKKHIQDYMHSIGNYTQPEVVPDCYSRHSINFYETQWHQHQMELHHQMYPRSNTFSVISDISSDSSFSNSAPTSPAIPPLPSKRRDSEKRASQMSNLSTLSDTSMECAREKASSVVEGPTQPSESELKRASAPPGHVVKEAKTPGSPKADIPKDMDSDFAELNPLDDVDVSDQLIKKAETEDGPEIRGGSVDALVVHATSVGKQGSMEDLTDEEFMYQEAFLTTYRTFITPHQLIDKLLYRFHKFHHASEKKKKVARNTFSLLIRVIDELSRKEMDQATTQKMMTLVFELLCQSDLMLAKVLRKKVIEKCESKRVSPDQFSSMTFTSSITLKSSPSDFLFYKSHDIAEQMTLLDAELFQKIEIHEVSLWAREQSEELSPNLTEFTEHFNKMSYWCRTQILTHDEAKDRERYFLKFIKIMKHLRKLNNFNSYLAILSAVDSAPIRRLEWPRQNLEALKEFCQLIDSSGSFRAYRQALAETEPPCIPYIGLILQDLTFIHIGNQDLLPDGSINFAKRWQQFNILDNMRRFKKCNYQIKRNEKLINCFNNFDDYLSEESLWQISEKIKPRGGNKKRLEFDS
- the LOC105337544 gene encoding rap guanine nucleotide exchange factor 1 isoform X7, which encodes MSDMRQMVLLKEKSPGAKMLKKAKSFRDDVKGLLRRRSSASTHESAIVEAKHRHSKSYSLPTETPLENPALTDKRKEQDPLKSKNKDVDKLQAEVEKVFRSLAYIKAVVEYQKPQVIPSTATVILENVMDVFTLLNNFFMAQDSSVLVSRQSKVCQCLACFIQWADDILLHGEKELNKSVAIDVIQALSTGVQELKEVGVSKLQDRKTDVTQQLSPDSFKNHPECKRASLPDLPLTPREKEILDKTGEIGVYDNPNFPASRSQDSICSLRREPPDLGELPPPPKPPLPKNPEVIRRLVSQHSQQDDVDGPPPIPEKENRQSLTDSLHRLGSTSDVYQTPSSRNSVTTASLTSSPSHSPYNSMVFSGHSPHNSLIVTGISPNQSPHNSVLIHSHMTPDHSPHSSVFIPSNVSSELSSSLGFNSSDYMSPLATSTTSSLGSGLNHSADDEDIPGVEVHRTSRANSFTKTMSEGRLQHFHGMNKSISNSEGTVDQINQLTIEIDKLTSDIASMTRRNGEENLQPPPLPNKKVNRMPSQYDNVDGTCVQSYSTTSSSYSRKTSSVISSEHRTSTSSTGSAQSGFQKTSTYIQQTSSQESYSSSETFSSASLESLPNRPPPLPPKKKHIQDYMHSIGNYTQPEVVPDCYSRHSINFYETQWHQHQMELHHQMYPRSNTFSVISDISSDSSFSNSAPTSPAIPPLPSKRRDSEKRASQMSNLSTLSDTSMECAREKASSVVEGPTQPSESELKRASAPPGHVVKEAKTPGSPKADIPKDMDSDFAELNPLDDVDVSDQLIKKAETEDGPEIRGGSVDALVVHATSVGKQEFMYQEAFLTTYRTFITPHQLIDKLLYRFHKFHHASEKKKKVARNTFSLLIRVIDELSRKEMDQATTQKMMTLVFELLCQSDLMLAKVLRKKVIEKCESKRVSPDQFSSMTFTSSITLKSSPSDFLFYKSHDIAEQMTLLDAELFQKIEIHEVSLWAREQSEELSPNLTEFTEHFNKMSYWCRTQILTHDEAKDRERYFLKFIKIMKHLRKLNNFNSYLAILSAVDSAPIRRLEWPRQNLEALKEFCQLIDSSGSFRAYRQALAETEPPCIPYIGLILQDLTFIHIGNQDLLPDGSINFAKRWQQFNILDNMRRFKKCNYQIKRNEKLINCFNNFDDYLSEESLWQISEKIKPRGGNKKRLEFDS